Proteins from a single region of Kluyveromyces lactis strain NRRL Y-1140 chromosome C complete sequence:
- the RHO2 gene encoding Rho family GTPase RHO2 (highly similar to uniprot|P06781 Saccharomyces cerevisiae YNL090W RHO2 Non-essential small GTPase of the Rho/Rac subfamily of Ras-like proteins involved in the establishment of cell polarity and in microtubule assembly) codes for MSTNPVKRKLVIIGDGACGKTSLLYVFTLGQFPEEYHPTVFENYVTDCRVDGIKVQLTLWDTAGQEEYERLRPFSYSKADIILIGFAIDDPESLVNARNKWSEEVLRYCPEAPVVLVGLKKDLRSPDNEHQMVTREQAEQVARAIGAKKYMECSALTGENVDDVFEVATRTSLLVNKQPGHGCCVIC; via the coding sequence ATGTCTACCAATCCAGTTAAAAGGAAACTAGTTATTATTGGTGACGGAGCATGTGGGAAAACATCTTTGTTATATGTTTTCACTTTGGGACAGTTTCCAGAAGAATATCATCCAACTGTCTTCGAGAATTATGTAACCGACTGTCGAGTGGACGGTATCAAAGTTCAACTAACACTATGGGACACAGCTGGCCAAGAGGAATATGAAAGACTAAGGCCCTTCTCGTATTCAAAGGCCGATATAATTCTCATTGGTTTTGCAATCGACGACCCGGAATCATTGGTGAATGCAAGAAATAAATGGTCAGAAGAAGTTCTCAGATATTGCCCTGAAGCTCCAGTAGTACTAGTTGGGTTGAAGAAAGACTTAAGATCACCGGATAATGAACATCAGATGGTAACACGGGAGCAAGCGGAGCAAGTTGCCAGGGCCATTGGTGCTAAAAAATATATGGAATGCAGTGCATTGACAGGAGAAAACgttgatgatgttttcGAAGTAGCCACAAGGACAAGTCTCTTGGTAAATAAACAACCAGGTCACGGGTGCTGCGTAATATGTTGA